The Paenibacillus pabuli DNA segment AATACGCCCTGGATTCAGGGACAGTGTTCCATCCGATTTCACTTGGATTGCTGTTGTAGCATCCCCTTTCGTTCCTTCTTTCAAAGAAACACGTGCCTCGTTGTACAGAAATCCCACACGAATGTTGGCACCCGGAGCGCCACCATCCAGGTTGTTTACCGGAGCAATATCCGTGTACTTATAAGTTGGACCACCATTATTGGCAATGGCATCAATTAAAGTCTGAAAACTTGCATCCGCAGCAGTTGTCCCGCTGTCGGTAGCTCCATCGTTATCCTGTACTTCCATAATGCCAATAATATCTGGATTTTTGAGATTGTTGACTACAATACCACCGATTTTGATAGCTCTTGCAGCATCCTTCTGACTGAAATTCTCCACGTTGAAAGTTGCAATGGTCAGCTTATCTTCGGAGTGCTGAATTGTTGTTGTCGCTTGTTTGAGGTCACTCGAAATGATTGTCGGCAGATTCCCCTCCGGAGCTACCTTAAAATTTCCATTAGCATAAGTCATCACACCTTTGACTGAATCAGCGAGCTTGTCTCCGGTTTTAACCGCCTGAGATGGCTTTTTATTGATAAACAGCCGCTGTGGATTCAGGGAACTCTCGAATGGTTCCGCACCATCACCTGTCAGAATGACGCCTCCTGCAGGCGTTCGTAACAGATTATTTTCACCATTATCTACTACGACTGCCAATCCTGGCTCACTGGAATACGGACCAATAATCGTGGCTTGATCAAGCTGTATTCTCATGCCTTCCAAACTCTCATAAAAGTCGATTGCATCCACATCCGGATTAAATTCACCAAACTGATCCGAATCAATTACGGTAGGGATCATTCGCCCATTCTTCCCAAGGATAACAGGTTCAGGCAGTGTCTGATTTTCACCTTCAACCGTAATGGCTGTAGCAACAATTTCAGTTGTCGCCAGCTCGGTCATTGCTGACGCATATTCCTTCACTTGACCAGATACGGTGACTTTGTTGCCTATCGCCATTCCATGCGTAGATTTATAAATAAGGATACCCTCAGACGTTTTTTCGTCGTCATCTTCCATGCCAGGAATCTCCTGCATGTAGAACGAACTTGCATTTACAACATGAGTCACGATACCTTCCACATTTTGGACAGCCAGACCATTATACAGGGAGTTATGAGATCCTCCTTGAATATCGTGGATTCTCAAGTTGTCCAGTTCCTGAAGAACGGTGTACGAAAAGCTATATACACCACTTGTGTTTCCAGCTGATACGGCAATCGCTTTAACAACCGTATCTTCGTCTATTGTGAGCGGGCCACTATAGCGTGTAGATGTTTGGGTTGGTTCTGTTCCATCAATCGTATAGTAAATTTCTGCTCCTGCTGTTGGTGAGGATAACGTCACGGCTGATCCTTTGACGATACCGCCGGACGGAGCGCTAGCTGTTACTGAGAGCAGATTTTCGACAACATCTGCTGCCGTACGTGGAATCAGCTCCAGGCCATAGCTTGTGTGATACGTCATGACGCCTGTCACTTTTTCGTATGTTTTGCCTGTTGCCAGTGCAGTTGGACTATTTTTTGCATAGATCGTGATTTCTGCACCATCGGCATCTGTCGCAAAAAAGGTAGAACTGCTGCTTCTTGTCACTGTAACTGCATTTACTTCGACAAGCATCCCCTCAAAAATACCGCCTGCACCCTTGCCTCCGCCCTCAGCAGGCGCGAAGTCTTTGGACGTGAGTGTGATCGGTTCAGGGATTTCTTGATTCTTATCCAGGATTTTGATGTAACCGCCTGGGAACCCTGTTTTGTCTTTCTCTATCTGAAGCAAACCGTTATAAATAGTCAGTGGACCATACGCTTCAATACGGTCTCCCGGCTCTACTGTGGAATCCGTTCCGCGAACGACGATTCCGGCATTCTCATCCTGAATATACAGATTCGCTAGGCCTCCGGACTCTTCTCGGTAGGTTACAATCCCTTGAACGGTAACCGGGGTATTCTCCGATTGGTTTCTGGCATTGGAGATGGAGATTGGAGTATTGTCCACGATCGTGTAATCGAAATTCGTAACATCGCTATTTTCCAGACCATCTCTTGCCGCAAAAGCTTCAATATGAGTTGCATCATTTACTGTGATCGGTATGGTGTAAGGGAGATAGTCGGTGTCTCCATTCTGCTTGTAGTAAACAGCTGCACCAACTGTAGTCGTTCCCAAAGTAACCTTTGTTCCAGCCGGAACAGCACCAGAGGAGGGATTTGCGGTGACGGTTGCCACCTTGGTTTCAGGCGTTTCATCAATTAGTTGGAAGGTGGTTGAAGAGGTGCTTTTAATTCCATTAACCGTGAAATAGGTTTCCAGCGAAGCGCTGTTAATACGGACTTTGGAATGATACAAGGAAGTATTACTTTGTAAACCAAAAGTACTACGAGGAGCATTGGTTGGGACTTGAACTGGCATCATTTTGCTTACATCCGTTTCTTCAGGACGATCTGCCAATGCAAAATTGGTGTCTGAAGTAAACGGAGGATTTAACTGGATAGAAGATCCACTGTTGTAGTAACCAACAACATAGCCCTCGACAGTTGCTATTGATTTGTCAGAATTTTTAGCCTGTGCCTGAGCAACTGTTAATGGCTCGTCCGCTGCAGCTGCCTTGCTAGTAAATAACCCAGCCGGTATTGCCCCTGTTATCAGCAGGACCATGGCTAAGAATAACCTGAGCCAACTCTTTATTTGCTTACTGTGCATCTTTTTCCTACCCCCATGTTTTGGATTTCCAATCATTTGTTCAATGAGCTTGTACATTAGTTCAAATATAAGATAACTGAACCATTAGCTGATGTAAACATTATTTTTATGAAACGATATAAAATAGAACATATACATTACACAATTTGAATTAAACTTATAAAAAATCGATAAATAGGACTAATTCCTGATTAGAAATATGTCATTTTGTTCTTTCGAGGTCACATTTATGTGCGAATCAAACTAATTACGTCATTAAAATTAACATACAAATAATCCTCTCCATTAAAATTTCGACATATGATGACAAGTATTTCTTCCTTAAATCCACTTGGAACCAGGACTTAAGTCATGTTTTTCACATGACAAAACGATATGACGATCAAGTTGGACCACCACATTTCACTATTCTAAAGTTGAAATATTAAAAACATAGTCAAACCTAATTAATGGAATGTTAATTTTGGAGCAGGTATGTAAAAAGTTAATATCTACAATAAAGAAAACCACAAGATAACCTCCGAATTCAGAGAGTTTCTTGTGGTTTAGAATATAAATTAAAGCTCACTATTAATACTTCCTAGTTACTAACACACTTTTGCTAATAAACTTCGGTTTCAGGTAACAACGTAATATTACTCCCTGGTGATTCGATTAATCCTTTTTGTTCCAAATACTGATCAACATATCTTTCTGCATTTACTGAAGATGCAAAAATCCAGTCGGAATAGGTTTTCCCAAACATCTTGTATAGTATCTCACTTGTATATTCGTTGCTTAACTTCCCGAAAACAACATACAACTGCTTTATAGTGTTTGTGTGTTTTTTACCATCCAGATCTGTCCATGTTACTTTTTTATTTAGGTCGACCTTACGAATATCTTTAGTATGGATTTGAACACTCGATCCGCTCACTTTAAAGTAAACACGTATACTCTTCTCATAGGGATGCCCCTTAAGAATGCTCCATCCCATCATATCCCCAGTAGCCGCAACTGCATAAAGTTTTCCCTTAGTTGAAGTCACTGATGTTCCACTGTTTTGTTTTTGAGATGGTTCGATATTAACAGCCATTTTTCCTTTATCTATAGATATTTCCATCTTCTTGGCATTGGCATTATAGACTAATATTCCATCCAAAGCATCCGAGAGAAGAGAAGCAGGAAACAAAGTTACGCCATTCTGAATAAGAAGTGGTGACTTGAGCGTTAATGGCTCCCCATCTAAAGTTGCCTTTGTTCCGCTTTTCGGAAGGGTTATTAAGGTAGTACCAACTTTTATCGTAAAGCTATCCTGTTGAGCTACGTATGTAACACTCCCTCCTAAGGCCTTGAATACCTCTTTCATCGGAAGAAGAGTAACACCATTTTTTATATATCCCCCATCAACGGCATCGTCCAAGCTGCCTGATATGATAACCGATTTCTCAATATTTCCTACCTTAACTGTGACTTTTGATGAACCCACCCCCGTCACTTTTAACATCCCATTACTCAAGAGATTGAGTAAATGAGGTTTGGTTATCGTGTAGTCTGTTTTGGAGAGTGCTATATGATTACCTAGAAAGGGATAATCCACGCTGGTCATCATATTCTTTTCGTCATAAATCAAAGCAACATCAAAATCAATTTTGTCGCCAACTTTCGCTTCGATTTTACTAGGCATAAGCTGAATATCTTTAATTTCGCGCTCCTGGGCATATGCAACCGATACAAGTGAAAACATAAAAAACATTAATAAAACGGTTATTCTCTTCATTTTACTTTTCTCCTTTTCATAGTGTTGCTGGTAATTCAGTTACAGAACCAGTATCCATTCAACCCGATCTAATGGTCTTGGCTTACTTATGTATTAGACTAAATTAATAAATCTCTAATTCAGGAAATCCCCCTCTCTATTTTCATGTCTTTCATGAAGATCATAATTCTATTTTGGAGAAATTAATACATATTTTTTTGTTCATTTCTTTTTATTATTTTTCTTCTAAATTGCCATCTAACTGGTTTTAATACATTCTCAATTTCTTCATGAAAGTAAAAAAAGTGGATACAGCCTAATTGCTGTACCCACTCTTCCAAACTATAAAATAATACCTTACTTCTTCACCGTGCTGTTATACTGTGCAATCTTGTCTGTAATTTGCTTCGCAGCTGCATCCAGCGCTTCTTGCGGTGTACCTTGTCCGTTCAGTACCGTCTC contains these protein-coding regions:
- a CDS encoding copper amine oxidase N-terminal domain-containing protein, which gives rise to MKRITVLLMFFMFSLVSVAYAQEREIKDIQLMPSKIEAKVGDKIDFDVALIYDEKNMMTSVDYPFLGNHIALSKTDYTITKPHLLNLLSNGMLKVTGVGSSKVTVKVGNIEKSVIISGSLDDAVDGGYIKNGVTLLPMKEVFKALGGSVTYVAQQDSFTIKVGTTLITLPKSGTKATLDGEPLTLKSPLLIQNGVTLFPASLLSDALDGILVYNANAKKMEISIDKGKMAVNIEPSQKQNSGTSVTSTKGKLYAVAATGDMMGWSILKGHPYEKSIRVYFKVSGSSVQIHTKDIRKVDLNKKVTWTDLDGKKHTNTIKQLYVVFGKLSNEYTSEILYKMFGKTYSDWIFASSVNAERYVDQYLEQKGLIESPGSNITLLPETEVY